A portion of the Natronococcus sp. AD-5 genome contains these proteins:
- the allB gene encoding allantoinase AllB — MTVDLVVRNCTVVTPAGRTSDAGVAVEDGTIVAVGRSDRLPEGDRVVDADGDVLVPGIVDCHIHNREPGLEYKEDWESATRAAAAGGVTTVVGMPNTDPVIDRPEHLELKYERGEASAHVDFQSYAVVTSENLDLIPALDETGVLGYKVFLGSTVGDVPPPSDGEILEAMERIRETGKRLGFHEENGEIIDHYTERFKAAGKNDPIHHSHSRPVIAEREAVERMITFADETGAKVHMFHVSSGSAAEAVARGKDRDVDVTAETTPHYLWFTEDVVREKGNVARIQPPIRDAAERAKLWETGIEGGAIDCIATDHAPHTPEEKKVDDPFGNTWDAISGFVGLETEVPVMLTFVDRDRLTLEEWVRRHSTRPAQIWGMYPQKGSLQVGTDADFTIVDPEAEWTLENADELHSKNCVTPFEGETFTGKTVATVVRGEVVYEGGEVVGESGYGTRVDVD, encoded by the coding sequence ATGACCGTGGATCTGGTCGTGCGCAACTGTACCGTCGTGACGCCCGCCGGTCGGACCTCCGACGCGGGCGTCGCGGTCGAGGACGGGACGATCGTCGCCGTCGGTCGAAGCGACCGGCTTCCCGAGGGCGATCGAGTCGTCGACGCCGACGGAGACGTGCTCGTCCCCGGGATCGTCGACTGTCACATCCACAACCGCGAACCCGGCCTCGAGTACAAGGAAGACTGGGAGTCCGCCACGCGGGCGGCCGCTGCGGGCGGCGTGACGACCGTCGTCGGGATGCCCAACACGGATCCGGTCATCGACCGGCCGGAGCACCTCGAGTTGAAGTACGAGCGCGGCGAGGCGTCGGCCCACGTCGACTTCCAGAGCTACGCCGTCGTCACGAGCGAGAACCTCGACCTGATCCCGGCCCTCGACGAGACCGGCGTCCTGGGCTACAAGGTTTTCCTCGGCTCGACGGTCGGCGACGTGCCGCCGCCGAGCGACGGCGAGATCCTCGAGGCGATGGAGCGGATCCGCGAGACCGGGAAGCGACTCGGCTTCCACGAGGAGAACGGCGAGATCATCGACCACTACACGGAACGGTTCAAAGCCGCCGGGAAGAACGACCCGATCCACCACTCGCACTCCCGGCCCGTCATCGCCGAGCGGGAGGCCGTCGAGCGGATGATCACCTTCGCCGACGAGACCGGTGCGAAGGTCCACATGTTCCACGTCTCGTCGGGATCGGCCGCCGAAGCCGTGGCTCGCGGAAAGGATCGAGACGTCGACGTCACCGCGGAGACGACGCCGCACTACCTCTGGTTCACCGAGGACGTCGTGCGGGAGAAGGGCAACGTCGCCAGGATCCAGCCCCCGATCCGCGACGCCGCGGAGCGGGCGAAACTCTGGGAAACCGGCATCGAGGGCGGGGCGATCGACTGCATCGCGACCGACCACGCGCCCCACACCCCCGAGGAGAAGAAGGTCGACGACCCGTTCGGGAACACCTGGGACGCGATCTCCGGCTTCGTCGGCCTCGAGACCGAGGTCCCCGTCATGCTGACGTTCGTCGACCGGGATCGGCTCACGCTCGAGGAGTGGGTCCGCCGCCACTCGACCCGACCCGCCCAGATCTGGGGAATGTACCCGCAGAAGGGGTCCCTGCAGGTCGGCACCGACGCCGACTTCACGATCGTCGACCCCGAGGCGGAGTGGACGCTCGAGAACGCCGACGAACTCCACTCGAAGAACTGCGTCACGCCGTTCGAGGGCGAGACCTTCACCGGAAAGACGGTCGCCACCGTCGTCCGCGGCGAGGTCGTTTACGAGGGCGGCGAGGTCGTCGGCGAGTCGGGGTACGGCACTCGAGTCGACGTCGACTGA